A genomic region of Zea mays cultivar B73 chromosome 6, Zm-B73-REFERENCE-NAM-5.0, whole genome shotgun sequence contains the following coding sequences:
- the LOC109940522 gene encoding uncharacterized protein, which yields MADPTNTPSDGDPPQHRKTGVAAAAKNIAMPNVDDDDFEPPKKKCNISMDAPNKTQKLDPRDMTLRIGPDKELKITKQTVHQILGLPNLGGGKPLNVNEANAAATLRASLNISKDEFVISKLQDRLRLGQDDDLSIRCFFLILFNRLLFPTTSWSISFNEVVLTEEMERFPQIDWCHLIFSDLCEAAQRWHNRSINNVSATIYGCSIIVLLYYLDHLHHVAAPNNKNGTPRIKYFNKNIIRALSMADKRKPRQGGEPFGVCSFRSSSETCYVSKSPTTCQIEVRSYTHYDLCLSVALPYLSYHYYLFLLTKST from the exons ATGGCAGACCCTACAAATACGCCGTCTGATGGTGATCCTCCGCAGCATAGAAAGACGGGTGTTGCAGCAGCTGCTAAAAACATTGCTATGCCTAATGTGGATGATGATGACTTTGAGCCACCtaaaaagaagtgcaatatctcAATGGATGCCCCAAATAAGACGCAG AAGCTAGACCCCAGGGACATGACTCTTCGTATTGGTCCAGACAAAGAACTCAAAATCACCAAGCAGACTGTCCATCAGATATTGGGTCTTCCAAATTTGGGTGGTGGAAAGCCACTTAATGTTAATGAAGCGAACGCTGCGGCAACACTTCGGGCCTCATTGAATATTAGCAAGGATGAGTTTGTTATTTCAAAGCTCCAAGACagattgaggctaggccaggatgaTGATCTTTCTATCAGATGTTTTTTTCTCATTCTCTTCAACCGGCTGCTATTCCCAACAACTAGCTGGTCTATTTCTTTCAATGAGGTTGTACTTACAGAAGAAATGGAGCGATTCCCTCAAATTGAttggtgccatctaatttttagTGACTTATGTGAGGCTGCCCAGAGATGGCACAACAGGAGCATTAACAATGTGTCGGCGACGATATATGGCTGTTCCATCATTGTTCTT ctgtattatttggatcatttGCATCATGTTGCTGCTCCAAACAACAAAAATGGCACTCCACGCATAAAGTATTTTAATAAGAATATTATAAGGGCGTTGTCAATGGCCGATAAGCGGAAGCCTCGCCAGGGTGGTGAACCATTTGGTGTTTGCTCT TTTCGTAGCAGCAGTGAGACATGTTACGTCTCAAAATCGCCAACTACTTGCCAGATTGAGGTTAGGTCATATACCCACTATGATCTTTGTTTGTCTGTTGCTTTACCATACTTATCATATCATTATTATCTTTTTTTACTTACCAAATCAACATGA